Below is a genomic region from Panthera tigris isolate Pti1 chromosome E1, P.tigris_Pti1_mat1.1, whole genome shotgun sequence.
ggaaggggagggaacagAAGCAGGGGCATCCATGAAGAGGCTGGGGGTGACGAGCACCTGGGAGGGCTCGAAGGACGCCTGGAACCTAAATGGAGAAAGGAGCAGGTGGGCCCCAGGAATGCTTGGGAGGCGGACAGGAGGACACCCGGGCTCAATGGGGGCGAGGAGGCAAGAGGCAGGCTTTCAGGGCTGAGAAAATGAGACACTACTTAAGAGGGGTCTAGTGGGGAGGCTGAGGTGGGATGGGGGCTGAGGTAAAAGgtttgggagaaggaaggggggtggggtgaggtgaaGAGAACAAGAGGCCCCTCGCTCAGTGCGCTCAGTGCAGGAGCCAGACAGATCCCCGGGGAACACtgtgggaggggaaaggagggggccTGAGGGGCCAGAGcaaggggggctgggagggggctggagaggggccCTGGCTTGAGCTGGGGCAGACAGCAGTTGGACGCCTGCAGGCTGTGCTCATGGCTCAGAAATGTCCCAGCCCTGCCAGGAGACGGCCTGGCCCCCGCTGCCCCTatccccctccagccccagacAGGCTCCCACATCAGGAGCTCCTAAgctgcctccccagccctctgCTCCCCCATAAcgggcctcccctccccagaacCCAGGCATGcccacaccctccccaccactcCTTAGCCTTCCCCCAAAGGCTGATGAAACACAGGCcggggaagaaaataaacagacatctggggggggtgtgtgttgggggggggacaTTGGGAAGCAGGGGATGGGCTGGGGGTACCAGGTCCAGGGGGTGGGTGGTAGAGGGGCTCCAGGGAGCGGGGTGACTCAGCAGGGAGTGAACTCCCCAGTAATCTACCCCTGACAGGCCTAATGAGACGCAGGTGGTCCCCTGGCCCGGGCCCCACATCCCCTGGCCCCCCTGACCATGAAAGCAGATGCTGGTTCAGAgccggggaggggtgaggggggctcTGCAGCTacagggggcggggccagggcggCTGGCCAGGGCCCAGCACATAACTCTGGGCGGGTGCAGTCTGGGGCGCAGTCTGGGGCAGCAGACACCCAGCCGCTTCGAGCTGAACTGGCAGCATGAAGGTACCGGGACTGGGGCAGGGGACTCACGGCACCGGGGGCCTGAGCCCCCTTGGGGGAAGAGGGCCCTTACCAGAGAGGGGGCTATGAAGGCACAGGACATTCCTGTGATCCAGGGGAGACTCTTAAGCTGTGAGGCCCCGGGCCCGTCCCAGAGCGTGGTGTTCCTCTGGCGGGGAAAGAGGGGCCAGAGGGGGAAGGCAAGGGGCTCCTGGCAGGGGGTGGTCTGCTTGAGGGACCGGTGCAGAGAACGCAAGGAGCTCTGGGGctggttgcgggggggggggggggggcgggggggctgtgGTGAGGTGACCCTGTCGTCCTGTCCCAGGCCCTCCTGGccctgccgctgctgctgcttctctccaCGCCCCCCTGCGCCCCCCAGGCCTCTGGGATCCGGGGAGACGGTAAGCAGCCCGGCCAGCAGGCTGGGCGAGGAGAGAGTACTCTGAGCCGTCATTTCTGGGAGCCGGGATGCCATCCCCTCCTCTACAGCACGGGGCAGGTGGAGGTGATCTTTGAgcatcccccctgccccaccccagaaGAAATGCCGTGATTGCTTGTGCCCCTAGGAACGGGGGCAAGCTGCGGGGTGCCGGGTATGCCTTGGtctcctctcctcaccctccccgcccctgcccccagctctggAGAAGTTTTGCCTTCAGCAGCCCCTGGACTGCGATGACATCTATGCCCAGGGCTACCAGGAGGACGGCGTGTACCTCATCTACCCCTCGGGCCCCAGCGTGCCCGTGCCTGTCTTCTGTGACATGACCACCGGGGGCGGCAAGTGGACGGTGAGTGGGAGGAAGGAACGGAGGCCAGGTTCTTGCCCCGGCTGTGTGACCGAGCTTCACCTCCGGGAGCTTCGGTTTTGTCATCTCTAATGGGGTCACGATATCCGCGGTGTAGCTTGTGAGGCGCCGCCAACACTGAATTCCAGGTGCCTGAGGCAGGCTAGTGCCTgtatcctcacaataatcctggGAGAAAGGTACCTTCTATAGAGgaactggagcccagagaggtgaagtcatttgcccaaagtcacacagcccaCACTGGAACTCACTGCCAGCTGCCTGAACTCTAGAACGACTTACTCCCCCTCTTAACCCTTCCCTGGCACTCGGGAGCTGCTCACCGAGGGGCCTGGTGCCAGTGTGTGCCTCGTGTTAGGTCCCAGTCTGGTCCTTTAACGAAGCCCCTCAGCACCACAGGGTCCGTGCCTGCGTGAGGCCCCCACCCCCTGGACTCTTGATCGTCCAGGCCTGTCCTCTGTGCTCCAGGTTTTCCAGAAGAGATTCAATGGCTCCGTGAGTTTTTTCCGGGGCTGGAATGACTACAAGCTGGGCTTTGGCCGTGCCGACGGGGAGTACTGGCTGGGTAAGGCGGGGGCAGGGGCGTCCGGTGGGCTGGGGGCCGCCCTGAGCCAGAGCTTTGCTGagcagctgcccctccccccacccccaccccctacccaggGCTGCAGAACCTGCACCTCCTGACGCTGAAGCAGAAGTACGAGCTACGAGTGGACCTGGAGGACTTTGAGAACAACACGGCCTCGGCCAAGTACGCCGAATTCTCCATCTCGCCCAACGCGGTCAGTGCTGAGGAGGACGGCTACACCCTCTACGTGGCAGGCTTCGAGGACGGCGGGGCAGGTACCCCCTGCTGCCGCCCTAACaaggggctgtggggggggggcggggaggcggggagaaggCAGGGCTGGCACTGCCCAGCTGGCTCCCAGCCCCTtctgggcccctccctccccgcttGGCCCGAAAGGGCCCTGCTGGCTCCCACCCAGCTTGGGCCTCGGCCCTGGGAGAAGCTGCGTCCCCTCACTCCAGGCAGCGCTGCGGGGAGCAGCTGTTTCCCTTCACTGCAGGAGCACAGCTACCCAACAGCGGACTCAGGGAGGGTGCCCCGTCCCGCCAGGCTGCCACGTGACGCCTCGCGTAGCGTCCCCCGTCCCCGCCATCCCCGTCCCTGCCAGCACGGGGCCCTGCACCCCGCCTCAGTggccccatccctcctcccctccgccAGGCGACTCCCTGTCCTACCACAGCGGCCAGAAATTCTCCACCTTCGACCGGGACCAGGACCTCTTTGTGCAGAACTGTGCAGCCCTCTCCTCGGGAGCCTTCTGGTTCCGCAGCTGCCACTTCGCCAACCTCAACGGCTTCTACCTGGGCGGCTCCCACCTCTCCTATGCTAATGGCATCAACTGGGCCCAGTGGAAGGGCTTCTACTACTCCCTCAAGCGCACCGAGATGAAAATCCGCCGGGCCTGAGGGGCTGGCCCCCGTCAGGCCCCGAGTTCCCCCTCCTAGCTGCTCCAGGTTTCCATGAGTGCTCCCTCTGCGCCCTAGCCTCACCCCTGCCTACTGCTCTCTTAGCACCTGCTTCTCACAGGGGATCTCGCGGCTCTCGCCCCAGCGGATCCCGTCACCCCCAGGGTGTCCATCTCCAGGCCAGGCCTCTGTTCCCTTCGTCACAGGCCACGCGGCCAGCAGCTGACCCAGGCCTCCTCCGAAAGGCGCAGCCGTCCCGGCCCAGACCTGACTGGGCTCCGCGAGACTCTTCCTTGCCTCTGCCCTACCCCAAAGGCCGAACCGCTCTCCTCGGCTGTGGGCTTCGCATTCCACCTCAGCCAGCTTCCTCACCGCGGGCTCCTCGGTCTGGAGCCACCCTAGTGTGCTAGACTGAGCTGGCGTAGCCTGACTGATACCCACGGCGTGCGCCAGGCTACCCACGTGTGGCCACTGCCGCCACAGCCCGGCGCTCCCCGCACCGTTCCGAGTATCTCCGTCCTCCACTTCCCTCCCACTGACTCATCCCCCAACGGTGAGCACCATGGACCCCCAGCCCCATCTCACTGTCATACTCAGCTTCCCCTACCTGCCTGTCCCGGCCCCCAGGGCCCAATGCCAAAACTGTATTTCAGCACAGTTACCGCATGCCGCTCGAAAACAGGTACAACCACGGTAGGCATAGACACAaggtcccccacccaccccagggtTGAGGTTTGATCACATGAGGGGGCAGAGGACCACCTCCTGTGGGGCTGGAAGCAGGTGGGGAGCGAAGATCTCAATAAACCTCAGGATCTGAATGAACTGGTTTTGGCTGTTGTGCATGCAAGTGTTGTCTGCTCGGCCCCCAAACGTGGGGGGACCCGGCTCCCCCTTGCTCCCCTACTTATGACACCCTGCTCTCAACTCCAAAAAGACACCTAGAGTTAGGCACTAAAGGGAACCTTATATTTCACAGGCCTCATTTTGATGGCAAAAAGACTgtgtaataatattaatataataataataataataataataataaaaatacaatactgAAAAGGATCGCTCAAGGAGTAGAGGTTTCCTGATCCTTCCATGGCTTggtggtggctcaggtggctgcTTAAGGCTGCAGAGTGTGTCTGAGATGAACCTGCAGAATAATCTAGCCAAGCTTCTGCTGCTGGGCCCAAGGCTCCAGCCCTTGGAGACGTTTCTGTGAGTCTTGTAGCTGGGTCTGCCCCCCGCAGCAAGGCACAGGCCGTGGGCCTCAGGGCTCCTGGAGGTCAGGCAGGTCAGCCAGCAGCATTGGGGAATCCATCTGGATCTCACGCTGCAGGGACTCAATGTCGGCAGGGTTCATGCCATGGCCCTCCAGCCAGTCAGCAAGCAGGGAAGCCGAGAGTGAGGCCGAGTCTGCCTGGCTGCGGGGATaagggaagcagggagagtgGAGGGGAAAGGCACTGTTAGCCTAGGCTGGCTCCCTGCCCATCCCACAGGCGAGCTCCTCCTCCAACAGGAAACCCTACCCACAGCCCATTCCAGAAGCTCGGTCCTGCCATCTTACCCATCCTGTGGCCCGTCAGCCACGCCCATGTCGAAAGACTGGTTTAGGAATTCCTCCAGGTCAAAGCCAACACCATAGCCGGCCCCACTGCCCTTCGGAGTGCCCGAGAAGACCGGGGGCAAGGGGTCCTCCACCTGCAACGGATGATGGCAGGTTACGACACAGGCACCATCAAGAGCGGACAGACGTCTACATAAGTCCGTCCTGATGCTGCCGGCGACTCTGCCCGGACACCTGTGGGAGATGACAGCACCACCCTTGACAATCCTTGACAATCATCGAGTGCTAATTAGGGACCAGCTTGGTCCAAGCCCTCTTCCCAGGAAGCATCTTATTTGTCCCCCGACAGCCTGCTTGTTGGCATTACGCTTCTTCTAAGAGCAAGAGAACAAGTTCAGAGATAAGCCCCATCTGCCACTCAGTTTTCATGGAATAAAGATACACCAAAGACTCTCCTatcccccatccccaccaaaCAGCAAGGACTCCCCAGACCCATCTTCCCTGGGCCCAGATCCAGGAGAGCCCACAGCCCGGGCCTCGCCTCTCACCTGTGACTTGGACAACTGCTGGGTCACCAGGTTGACATCGGGCGATTCTGAGGTGGAGGGTTGAGGGGCCCCTCCGGGGTCTGGAGGGGGCGGGCCAGATGGGAAGTAAGGCAGAACACCTACGGAGCCGGGGCCAGGCAGCCCAGCGGGTGGCACAAGCGACTGGGGAGCCAGGAGGCTAGAGGCGGCATTCTGGAGTGGAGCAGGGCCAGGGACGGGCCCCGGAGGGCTggcagggtggggagcagggccagggGGTGGGCAAGCAGGCTGCGGTGGGGGGCCAGAGGTGGAGCCTGCAGGTTGCGGTGGGGGGCCAGCCGGAGGGctggtgggctgggctggggtgggggccgggACTGGGGCGTGGGCCGGGGCcggtgtgggggctgggggccgggccATGCGAGTCCAGCGCTCCAACAGGCTGCGATCATTATCACTGAGCACCAGCCCAGCCAGGGGATCAGTGGAGGGACCCCCAGAGGCCCCGGCCCCCCGCTCCTTGCGCTCCCGCTCCTGCCGCCGCTTCTCCCGCTCCTTGGCTCGCTCCTGCCGCCTCCGCCGCTTCTCCTCCCGCTCCCGCTGGCGCTCCTGGGCTGTCACCGGCTTCCGAGGCTCAGGAGCTTCCAGAGGAGCACTGGGGCCATCTGCAGAGAAGTTGGCAGGGGGAGGGTAAGAGTCTGTGGCCTGTCCAAGCTGGGAGTACCCCCTCTGCAGCCCCACTCCCTGGCCAGCCGCTGCCTCCACAAGGCACCTCGGAGTCGGCTCCGCAAGGACTTGAGCAGGGCAGCTTTGAGGGCCGCCTTGGTGTTGTCTGAGATGGCGCCCTCTTTCTTCGGAGGGGCTGGTTCACTGGCGGGCAGGGGTGGCTGCAGGGTCAGATCGATAGTGTCAGGTGCCGGGCCCGGACACGGCGGCGGGGCTGGCGGAGGGGACTCCATGGCACAGTCCCCGCTGGGAGCCCAGGGGCTGGGCATCTCAACGTCGGGGCAGCCAGGCTCACTGGCCACAGGCTGCAGGGAAGGCTGGAAGCGGATCTGCTGGCGGATGCCCTCGCGTCGCGCGTGGAAGTCCTCAATCTCAGCCACGATGGCCTCTTTAATGCGCTCCCGGGTGAGGGCTTCACGGTCAAAGGCGAAATCAAAAGGCGGGGCGCAGTCGGGCTCATCATCAGGATCGTGGTACTTGGCCAGGAAGGGGTGGCGAAGGGCAGCAGCTGCGGAGATGCGGGCGCTGGGCTCAAAACGCAGCATGCGCCCCAACAGTGAGAGGGCCTGGCGGTCAGCGCCCGGGTACACTGTCTCCCAGGGCACGGGCTGACGTGGCGGCAGGCTCTGGATATAGGCCCGCACCCTCTCGGCCCCGACGGCCTGAATCACGGCCGGCGATGGAGTACCCAGCACCATCATGATCAGCTGTAGTTGGTGCACATAATTTTTGCCTGGGAAGAGCTGGCGCCGGGCCAGCATCTCACCAAAGATGCAGCCCACAGACCACAGGTCGATGGCCTGCGTGTACTCATGCAGTGAGAGCATGAGCTCAGGAGCACGGTACCAGCGCGTGGCCACATACTCAGTCATAAAGTACTGGTGCTCAGCCGGCGAGGTGCACAGGCCGCGGGCCATGCCGAAGTCACCGATCTTGAGCTCACAATTCTCATTCACCAACAGGTTGGAGGGCTTGAGGTCGCGGtggatgacctgagccgagtgcATGTACTTGAGGCCCCGAAGCAGCTGGTACAGGAAGTAGCGCACGTGCTCCAGAGTGAGTGGCTGGGAGGAATGGATGATCTGGTGCAGGTCGCTCTCCATCAGGTCCAGGACCACGTAGCTAGAGGGGGCAAGAAAGACGGGCATGGCTGCCTCGCCGGCGCggcagccccagcctcagcctcacTACTCCCTCCCAGCGCCGACAGGTAATGGCCTCATCCTTGCACTCTGCAGGGGCCAATGGCATGGTATGAAGAGTCAGGATCTTCTCCAACTCTTCCATAACCTCAAGTGAAGTTAAATCATTTTTCTGTCTAGATCCAGTTTCCCCAGGGTTGGACTAAACCAGGGCTGGCCGACAGGTCTAGTTTGGGGGCCGTCTCCACTGTTTGGTGTGGCTGCTTGAAAGACTATGTGAAAACTGTGCAGGCTTGCCCAGGTTTTGTTAAGAAAGTGCTCTGTGATTGACCAGTGATATCTGCTATGAGAACAAAAGGGTGACGTTATCTCACGAAGGTCCCACGTCTCCCATCCCACATACCGAGATTTCATAAAACCGTAACGTCTGTACTCTTCACGAGTAATCACGGTTGTCCTGGGCAAAAGCCTAAGGGACACTGGTCCTGGAATCACGGGACATTTCCCAGCCTGCCTTCAGCTGCCCTTCGGAAACTTCAGCAACATGGCCCCGGCCTTCAGAAAAGGTCCcgcctctgcctttctctcccatCCCTGCTCCTTACACAGATTTGAACTCCCCGTAGGGCACCGTGGGCCTCAAGATGTCCTTGATGGCGATGATGTTGTCGTGCTTGAAGTGTTTGAGGATCTTCAGCTCCCTGAGGGTCCGCTTGGCATTGGTAACCACGTCAAAAGCATTAGGGATCTTCTTAATGGCCACCTGCTGGCCTGGGGAGCAGGGAAAAGGAAGATACCATGACGTACCTTAGAGTGGCAAAAGGCCACTCTCAGCATCTCccgtctattttttttttttttttagtgttttatttatttttgagagaatgtgtgcaaaggtgggggagaggcagagagggggacagaggatctgaagcaggctctggctttTAGCACACGACCCt
It encodes:
- the MFAP4 gene encoding microfibril-associated glycoprotein 4; its protein translation is MKALLALPLLLLLSTPPCAPQASGIRGDALEKFCLQQPLDCDDIYAQGYQEDGVYLIYPSGPSVPVPVFCDMTTGGGKWTVFQKRFNGSVSFFRGWNDYKLGFGRADGEYWLGLQNLHLLTLKQKYELRVDLEDFENNTASAKYAEFSISPNAVSAEEDGYTLYVAGFEDGGAGDSLSYHSGQKFSTFDRDQDLFVQNCAALSSGAFWFRSCHFANLNGFYLGGSHLSYANGINWAQWKGFYYSLKRTEMKIRRA
- the MAPK7 gene encoding mitogen-activated protein kinase 7, whose product is MAEPLKEEEGEDGSGEPPGPVKAEPTNTAACVAAKNLALLKARSFDVTFDVGDEYEIIETIGNGAYGVVSSARRRLTGQQVAIKKIPNAFDVVTNAKRTLRELKILKHFKHDNIIAIKDILRPTVPYGEFKSVYVVLDLMESDLHQIIHSSQPLTLEHVRYFLYQLLRGLKYMHSAQVIHRDLKPSNLLVNENCELKIGDFGMARGLCTSPAEHQYFMTEYVATRWYRAPELMLSLHEYTQAIDLWSVGCIFGEMLARRQLFPGKNYVHQLQLIMMVLGTPSPAVIQAVGAERVRAYIQSLPPRQPVPWETVYPGADRQALSLLGRMLRFEPSARISAAAALRHPFLAKYHDPDDEPDCAPPFDFAFDREALTRERIKEAIVAEIEDFHARREGIRQQIRFQPSLQPVASEPGCPDVEMPSPWAPSGDCAMESPPPAPPPCPGPAPDTIDLTLQPPLPASEPAPPKKEGAISDNTKAALKAALLKSLRSRLRDGPSAPLEAPEPRKPVTAQERQREREEKRRRRQERAKEREKRRQERERKERGAGASGGPSTDPLAGLVLSDNDRSLLERWTRMARPPAPTPAPAHAPVPAPTPAQPTSPPAGPPPQPAGSTSGPPPQPACPPPGPAPHPASPPGPVPGPAPLQNAASSLLAPQSLVPPAGLPGPGSVGVLPYFPSGPPPPDPGGAPQPSTSESPDVNLVTQQLSKSQVEDPLPPVFSGTPKGSGAGYGVGFDLEEFLNQSFDMGVADGPQDGQADSASLSASLLADWLEGHGMNPADIESLQREIQMDSPMLLADLPDLQEP